The following coding sequences lie in one Kryptolebias marmoratus isolate JLee-2015 linkage group LG5, ASM164957v2, whole genome shotgun sequence genomic window:
- the LOC108242622 gene encoding cytochrome c oxidase subunit 6B1, whose protein sequence is MSDRINEKIQNYRTAPFDARFPNTNQTRNCYQNYLDFHRCNKALSAKQQDPAPCEWYRRVYTSLCPMGWVQRWDEQLEEGSFAGRI, encoded by the exons ATGTCTGACAGGATCAACGAGAAGATCCAGAACTACAGAACGGCTCCTTTTGACGCCCGATTCCCCAACACCAACCAGACCCGCAACTGTTACCAGAACTATctgg ATTTCCACAGATGTAACAAAGCTCTGTCAGCCAAACAGCAGGACCCGGCTCCCTGCGAGTGGTACCGGAGAGTGTACACGAGCCTCTGTCCCATGGGCTGG GTTCAGAGATGGGACGAGCAGCTGGAGGAAGGAAGTTTCGCCGGGAGGATCTGA
- the LOC108242651 gene encoding C-type lectin domain family 6 member A-like, which translates to MGVNNGSTFLEEENLEPAADKSSLSDCRLVAHYLSLLCFLLTMVTLLQTLCLVQIIWTSQSQASLQENKLRDLKNQLEKLNRSHELLFSRYPALKQYCPVSNSSTGERHCRPCLAGWTPQGQKCFLFSEDRADWISSQYQCMSLGGAVATIKTEEEQMFLFQTAQTWRQGDSYWLGLRRSSTDGAWQWSDGTPLEERPQFWEREPGMAAEGSRLCGRLTPGENYRRSWFSSRCSAQLRRICERRRATLQ; encoded by the exons ATGGGAGTGAATAATGGATCGACTTTCCTGGAAGAAGAAAACCTTGAACCTGCTGCAGACAAAA GTTCACTCAGTGACTGCAGACTCGTCGCTCATTACTTGTCTCTGCTCTGCTTCCTGCTCACCATGGTGACTCTGCTGCAGACACTCTGCT TGGTTCAGATCATCTGGACGTCTCAGTCCCAGGCGtccctgcaggaaaacaaactgagagATCTGAAAAACCAGCTGGAGAAGCTGAACCGCTCACATGAGCTCCTGTTCAGCCGCTATCCGGCTCTGAAGCAGTACTGCCCCGTCAGCAACTCCAGCACCGGAG AAAGACATTGCAGACCATGTCTGGCTGGTTGGACACCTCAGGGACAGAAATGTTTCCTCTTCAGTGAGGACAGAGCTGACTGGATCAGCAGTCAGTACCAGTGCATGTCACTGGGGGGCGCTGTGGCCACAATcaagactgaggaggagcag atgtttctgtttcaaacGGCTCAGACTTGGAGACAGGGAGACTCCTACTGGCTCGgcctgaggaggagcagcacgGACGGGGCCTGGCAGTGGAGCGACGGGACCCCGCTGGAGGAAAGACCTCA gttTTGGGAGCGAGAGCCAGGTATggcagcagagggcagcaggcTGTGTGGTCGACTCACCCCGGGAGAAAACTACCGGAGGAGCTGGTTCTCCTCCAGGTGCTCCGCTCAGCTGAGGAGGATCTGTGAGAGGAGGAGGGCGACGCTGCAGTGA
- the LOC108242619 gene encoding GATA zinc finger domain-containing protein 14: protein MARDNGPLSLTPSLAKHQQWIGHSLRFFLIPLRSIIFYYFLSCAAAAGMPGKEHDYGISPKFICTPIPPEADPSCYPPPTVAHGPNSNSQSNDNSGGSHRSFMSDEAQTTILHLRESLVRQKETILDQRETIRELTAKLTLCEGYGGHHSTSHHDNHHEKYSHYGTHHNSHLANHNSHPDDHHGHHDSHHDSHHGSHHGTHHDSHHASHHGNHHEMHHGSLHGIHHGSHHDSHHGSHPDGHHVSHHDIHHGSHHDSHHGSLPDSHHGPSSLHHGPSTHHGSELHHSTSSHETELEQPKGSSYSKFSSFSAEQTGKTLQTLKERLENLQARNSSSSYSSSLRELLQRKISSLEEQLHSYYRDQHVSTHHNDHHGHHHVDHHDSNHSSSHNIGHNYNHHSGHHATGHLHGHHDDHYNTGHPHGHHYDHHGTGHHEDHHNGHHSNHHGSHIYHHHSSHHDNPYHDHHYDRLHGHHYGHHDNHHSSYHNGHHNNHHDSTHHDPHHSYHHGHYDKHHDGHYGDHHGTSHHGTDHHGDHHGNHHHGNDHHYDNDHPQHLPFTSKETGLQGTNHSKLETVLSQLHHSNDQGNHKKLKSPSAFLLDFPMRTNYMYARMKQSVVNEIFALTICLWLKPREGPGLGTPISYAVPGQANELVLMEWGSNPMELLINDKAVTLPINIMDGKWHHVCVTWSTRDGVWEAYQDGVKKGAGQNLSAWHPIQPGGIFILGQEQDTMGGRFDVTQSFTGELSDLQFWSRVLTANEIHTQATCGGHLVGDVMSWSEEWVEVHGGLAELPFDPCH, encoded by the exons ATGGCCAGAGACAATGGTCCATTGAGCCTCACGCCTTCTCTTGCAAAACACCAGCAATGGATTGGACACTCTTTGAGGTTTTTCCTTATTCCTCTGCGCTCTATAATTTTCTATTACTTCCTGTCatgtgctgctgcagcaggtaTGCCTGGCAAGGAACATGACTATGGAATTAGCCCCAAATTTATTTGTACTCCAATCCCTCCAGAGGCAGACCCTAGTTGCTACCCACCACCCACTGTGGCCCATGGGCCGAACAGTAACAGCCAGAGTAATGACAACAGTGGTGGCAGCCATCGGTCCTTCATGTCTGATGAGGCTCAAACTACTATTTTGCACCTGCGTGAGAGCCTTGTGAGGCAGAAGGAAACCATCCTGGACCAGCGGGAGACCATCAGAGAACTTACTGCCAAGCTCACCTTGTGCGAAGGCTATGGGGGTCATCATAGCACCAGTCATCATGACAACCACCATGAAAAATACAGTCATTACGGCACTCACCACAACAGTCATCTTGCCAACCATAATAGTCACCCCGATGATCACCATGGACATCATGACAGCCATCATGACAGCCATCATGGTAGCCATCATGGTACCCATCACGACAGCCATCATGCCAGCCATCATGGCAACCATCATGAAATGCATCATGGCAGCCTTCACGGCATCCATCATGGCAGCCATCATGACAGCCATCATGGCAGCCATCCTGATGGCCATCATGTCAGCCATCATGACATCCATCACGGCAGCCATCATGACAGCCATCATGGCAGCCTTCCCGACAGTCATCATGGACCATCATCGTTGCATCATGGGCCCTCAACACATCATGGCAGCGAGCTCCACCACTCCACCAGCAGTCATGAAACGGAACTAGAACAACCAAAGGGGTCATCATACAGCAAATTCAGCTCCTTTTCTGCTgaacagacaggaaaaacactgcaaactttaaaagaaaggctGGAAAACTTGCAG GCCAGGAACTCCTCCAGCTCCTACTCAAGCTCCCTGAGAGAACTTCTTCAGAGGAAGATCAGTTCTTTAGAAGAGCAATTACACAGTTACTACAGAGACCAACATGTGTCCACTCATCATAACGATCACCATGGACATCATCATGTTGACCATCATGACAGTAACCACAGCAGCAGCCACAATATTGGCCATAATTATAATCACCACAGTGGCCACCATGCCACTGGCCATCTTCATGGCCACCATGATGACCATTACAACACTGGCCATCCTCATGGCCACCATTATGACCACCATGGCACTGGTCACCATGAAGACCACCacaatggccaccacagcaaccACCATGGTAGCCACATATACCACCATCACAGCAGTCATCATGACAATCCATATCATGACCACCACTACGACAGGCTCCATGGCcatcattatggtcaccatgacAACCATCACAGCAGCTACCACAATGGCCACCACAATAACCATCACGATAGCACTCATCATGACCCTCACCATAGTTATCACCATGGACACTATGACAAACATCATGATGGCCACTATGGAGACCATCATGGAACTAGCCACCATGGAACTGACCACCATGGAGATCACCATGGAAACCATCACCATGGAAATGACCACCATTATGACAACGATCATCCACAGCACCTTCCTTTTACTAGTAAGGAGACAGGTTTACAGGGCACCAATCACAGCAAGCTGGAAACAGTTCTCAGCCAACTACACCACAGCAATGACCAAG GAAATCACAAGAAGCTTAAGAGTCCCAGTGCTTTTCTGCTTGATTTTCCAATGAGAACCAATTACATGTACGCCAGGATGAAGCAATCAGTGGTCAATGAGATTTTCGCCCTTACCATCTGTCTGTGGCTAAAGCCTAGGGAAGGTCCTGGCCTTGGCACGCCCATCTCCTACGCTGTGCCCGGGCAAGCTAATGAGCTGGTGCTTATGGAATGGGGCAGCAACCCCATGGAGCTGCTCATTAACGACAAG GCGGTGACATTGCCAATAAATATAATGGACGGAAAGTGGCATCATGTCTGTGTGACATGGTCAACAAGGGATGGAGTTTGGGAGGCCTATCAGGATGGTGTGAAGAAAGGTGCTGGACAGAATCTGTCAGCCTGGCACCCCATACAACCAGGAGGGATCTTTATCTTGGGTCAGGAGCAG GATACAATGGGAGGTCGTTTCGACGTCACTCAGTCCTTCACTGGAGAGTTATCAGATCTCCAGTTCTGGTCCAGAGTCCTGACAGCCAATGAGATTCACACCCAGGCGACCTGTGGAGGCCACCTCGTGGGTGACGTCATGTCATGGTCTGAAGAATGGGTAGAAGTTCACGGAGGGCTTGCTGAGCTTCCTTTCGACCCTTGCCACTAA